In Passer domesticus isolate bPasDom1 chromosome 32, bPasDom1.hap1, whole genome shotgun sequence, the following are encoded in one genomic region:
- the CHRNB2 gene encoding neuronal acetylcholine receptor subunit beta-2: MALLRVLCLLAALRRSLGTDTEERLVEYLLDPARYNKLIRPATNGSELVTVQLMVSLAQLISVHEREQIMTTNVWLTQEWEDYRLTWKPEDFDNMKKVRLPSKHIWLPDVVLYNNADGMYEVSFYSNAVISYDGSIFWLPPAIYKSACKIEVKHFPFDQQNCTMKFRSWTYDRTEIDLVLKSEVASLDDFTPSGEWDIVALPGRRNENPDDSTYVDITYDFIIRRKPLFYTINLIIPCILITSLAILVFYLPSDCGEKMTLCISVLLALTVFLLLISKIVPPTSLDVPLVGKYLMFTMVLVTFSIVTSVCVLNVHHRSPTTHTMPPWVRTLFLHKLPALLFMKQPRQSCARQRLRQRRHTQERAAAAALFVQAGAHSCTCYANPGAAKAEGLNGYRERQGQAPGPAAGCSCGLEEAVDGVRFIADHMRSEDDDQSVSEDWKYVAMVIDRLFLWIFVFVCVFGTVGMFLQPLFQNYTTNSLLQLGQGTPTSK; encoded by the exons ATGGCGCTGCTCCGCGTCCTCTGCCTGCTCGCCGCCCTCCGAC GGAGCCTGGGCACGGACACGGAGGAGCGGCTGGTCGAGTACCTGCTGGACCCTGCTCGCTACAACAAGCTGATCCGGCCGGCCACCAACGGCTCGGAGCTGGTCACCGTGCAGCTGATGGTGTCGCTGGCGCAGCTCATCAGCGTG CACGAGCGGGAGCAGATCATGACCACGAATGTCTGGCTGACCCAG gagTGGGAGGACTATCGCCTCACGTGGAAGCCCGAGGACTTTGACAACATGAAGAAGGTCCGCCTGCCCTCCAAGCACATCTGGCTGCCTGACGTGGTGCTCTACAACAA CGCCGATGGGATGTACGAGGTCTCCTTTTACTCCAACGCGGTGATCTCCTACGACGGCAGCATCTTCTGGCTGCCACCTGCCATCTACAAGAGCGCCTGCAAGATCGAGGTGAAGCACTTCCCCTTCGACCAGCAGAACTGCACCATGAAGTTCCGCTCCTGGACCTACGACCGCACCGAGATCGACCTGGTGCTGAAGAGCGAGGTGGCCAGCCTGGACGACTTCACGCCCAGCGGCGAGTGGGACATCGTGGCGCTGCCGGGGCGGCGCAACGAGAACCCCGACGACTCCACCTACGTGGACATCACGTATGACTTCATCATTCGGCGCAAGCCGCTCTTCTACACCATCAACCTCATCATCCCCTGCATCCTCATTACCTCCCTGGCCATCCTTGTGTTTTACCTCCCGTCCGACTGCGGCGAGAAGATGACGCTCTGCATCTCCGTCCTGCTCGCCCTCACCGTCTTCCTCCTGCTCATCTCCAAGATCGTGCCGCCCACCTCGCTGGACGTGCCACTGGTGGGCAAGTACCTCATGTTCACCATGGTGCTGGTGACCTTCTCCATCGTCACCAGCGTCTGCGTCCTCAACGTGCACCACCGCTCGCCCACCACGCACACCATGCCGCCCTGGGTCCGCACCCTCTTCCTCCACAAGCTCCCGGCGCTGCTCTTCATGAAGCAGCCGCGCCAGAGCTGCGCCCGCCAGCGCCTGCGCCAGCGCCGGCACACGCAGGagcgcgccgccgccgccgccctctTCGTGCAGGCCGGTGCCCACAGCTGCACCTGCTACGCCAACCCGGGCGCTGCCAAGGCCGAGGGGCTCAACGGCTACCGGGAGAGGCAGGGCCAGGCGCCGGGCCCCGCGGCGGGCTGCAGCTGTGGGCTGGAGGAGGCGGTGGACGGCGTGCGCTTCATCGCTGACCACATGCGCAGCGAGGACGACGACCAGAGC GTGAGTGAGGACTGGAAGTACGTGGCCATGGTCATCGACCGCCTCTTCCTCTGGATCTTCGTCTTCGTCTGTGTCTTTGGCACCGTTGGcatgttcctgcagcccctcttcCAGAACTACACCACCaactccctgctgcagcttggCCAGGGCACCCCCACCTCCAAATAG
- the UBE2Q1 gene encoding ubiquitin-conjugating enzyme E2 Q1 has translation MSRDASGGAAPPVPPTALPGAGPCRRHLGRAPGLRRRRRRSGSLHGKMQRAGPEEAARAQAAAGGPGRSGAEVAAAPAGRLLRRELRLLESIFHRGHERFRIGSACPDEISCEFVPGAGARAGASASRGPPPGPVRIHCNITESYPAVPPIWSVESDDPNLAAILERLVEVRKGNTLLLQHLKRIISDLCKLYNLPQHPDVEMLDQPLPAEQSTQEEVSSEEEDEEMPEDTEDLDHYEMKEEEPADGRKTEDEGIGKENLAILEKIKKNQRQDYLNGAVSGSVQATDRLMKELRDIYRSPSFKGGYYAVELVNDSLYDWNVKLLKVDEDSALHNDLQILKEKEGTDFILLNFSFKDNFPFDPPFVRVVSPVLSGGYVLGGGAICMELLTKQGWSSAYSIESVIMQISATLVKGKARVQFGANKNQYSLTRAQQSYKSLVQIHEKNGWYTPPKEDG, from the exons ATGTCGCGCGACGCTTCCGGCGGCGCCGCCCCGCCCGTTCCGCCGACGGCACTTCCGGGAGCGGGGCCGtgccgccgccatcttgggcgGGCTccggggctgcggcggcggcggcggcggagcgggtccctccatgggaagatgcagcgggcggggccggaggaggcggcgagggcgcaggcggcggcggggggacccgggcgGAGCGGCGCCGAGGTGGCGGCGGCCCCCGCCGGGCGGCTCCTGAGGCGGGAGCTGCGGCTGCTCGAGTCCATCTTCCACCGCGGCCACGAGCGGTTCCGCATCGGCAGCGCCTGCCCGGACGAGATCAGCTGCGAGTTCGTGCCGGGGGCCGGGGCCCGCGCCGGCGCCTCCGCCTCCCGGGGGCCGCCGCCGGGGCCCGTCCGCATCCACTGCAACATCACG GAGTCTTATCCAGCTGTTCCCCCCATCTGGTCTGTGGAGTCAGACGATCCCAACCTGGCAGCTATCCTGGAGAGGCTGGTGGAAGTCAGGAAAGGAAACACCTTG CTTTTGCAGCACCTGAAGCGAATAATCTCTGACCTGTGCAAACTCTACAACCTCCCCCAACATCCAGATGTTGAAATGTTGGACCAGCCTCTGCCGGCTGAACAG AGCACCCAGGAGGAGGTGTCCTCtgaggaggaagatgaagagATGCCAGAG GACACTGAGGACTTGGACCACTATGAGATGAAAGAGGAAGAGCCGGCAGATGGGAGAAAGACGGAGGATGAAGGCATTGGGAAGGAAAACTTGGCcattttagagaaaataaaaaagaaccaGAGGCAAGATTACTTAAAT GGTGCAGTGTCTGGGTCTGTGCAGGCCACTGACCGGCTAATGAAGGAGCTCAGGGATATTTACCGATCACCAAGTTTCAAGGGCG GATACTATGCAGTTGAACTAGTGAATGACAGCCTGTACGATTGGAACGTCAAACTCCTGAA GGTTGACGAGGACAGCGCTTTGCACAACGATCTTCAAATcctcaaagagaaagaaggaacaGATTTCATCCTCCTCAACTTCTCTTTTAAA GACAACTTTCCTTTTGATCCACCATTTGTAAGGGTTGTATCCCCGGTGCTGTCAGGGGG GTATGTTCTGGGTGGTGGTGCCATCTGCATGGAGCTGCTTACGAAACAG GGCTGGAGTAGTGCCTACTCCATCGAGTCGGTGATCATGCAGATCAGTGCAACGCTGGTGAAAGGGAAGGCACGAGTACAGTTTGGAGCCAACAAG AACCAGTACAGCCTGACAAGAGCACAGCAGTCCTACAAGTCCCTGGTTCAGATCCATGAGAAGAATG GCTGGTATACACCACCCAAGGAGGATGGCTAA